The proteins below are encoded in one region of Carcharodon carcharias isolate sCarCar2 chromosome 2, sCarCar2.pri, whole genome shotgun sequence:
- the sst1.1 gene encoding somatostatin 1, tandem duplicate 1, with amino-acid sequence MWCSRVQCTLVLLSIALAVLSAGSAPTDNRFREILQKSMAATGIRGKGELTLVQLLSELGNAENEALEAEMSPMGERRAARDGYGSSLKANRDRKAGCKNFFWKTFTAC; translated from the exons ATGTGGTGCAGCCGTGTCCAGTGCACCCTCGTCCTCTTGTCCATcgccctggcagtgctgagtgccGGCTCGGCCCCCACAGACAACAGGTTTCGCGAAATCCTCCAGAAATCCATGGCAGCCACAGGGATCCGGGGCAAAGGG GAGTTGACCCTCGTCCAGCTGCTGTCGGAGCTGGGAAACGCTGAGAACGAAGCGCTGGAAGCAGAAATGTCGCCAATGGGCGAGCGGAGAGCAGCGCGGGATGGTTACGGAAGTTCTTTGAAGGCCAACAGAGACCGGAAAGCCGGCTGCAAGAACTTCTTCTGGAAAACCTTCACAGCCTGTTAA